A single genomic interval of Pseudomonadota bacterium harbors:
- a CDS encoding transposase — EGRAEGRAEGRAEGRAEGKHEEKIKIARRMIQKKMNIEIIIEVTGLASKEVQDLMEEKEFSKDH, encoded by the coding sequence GAAGGAAGAGCTGAAGGAAGAGCTGAAGGAAGAGCTGAAGGAAGAGCTGAAGGAAAACATGAAGAAAAAATTAAAATTGCCCGAAGGATGATTCAAAAAAAGATGAATATTGAAATAATTATCGAAGTCACAGGGCTTGCTTCTAAGGAAGTTCAAGATCTTATGGAAGAGAAAGAATTCTCCAAAGATCATTAG